In Hymenobacter gelipurpurascens, one DNA window encodes the following:
- a CDS encoding 1,4-dihydroxy-2-naphthoate polyprenyltransferase, whose product MASSAASAVSVSPAKAWLSAFRPRTLPLALASIMAGGFLAASHGQFRASVVSLAALTTILLQILSNLANDYGDSQNGADSVHREGPQRAVQSGAISPTQMKKGMGVFGLLSLLSGLGLLWVALGTAGAWIFVAFFVLGLSAIWAAVNYTAGSKPYGYAGLGDLSVFIFFGIVGVCGTYFLQAYSQVPSLTDTLPLPVLLPAAALGCFATAVLNVNNIRDIRSDELAGKITIPVRMGPVRARRYHWLLLLLGFGCAVIYVSLTYHSPWQWLFLLSAPLLLRNARAVWQRQDPMQLDPLLKQMALTTLVFTLLFGLGQVL is encoded by the coding sequence ATGGCATCTTCCGCCGCCTCCGCTGTTTCTGTTTCTCCTGCTAAAGCCTGGCTCTCCGCTTTTCGACCCCGCACCTTGCCGTTGGCCTTGGCCAGCATTATGGCGGGCGGCTTTCTGGCGGCCAGCCACGGACAGTTCCGGGCATCCGTGGTGAGCCTGGCGGCTCTCACCACCATCCTGCTCCAGATCCTGAGTAACCTAGCCAACGACTACGGCGACTCCCAGAACGGCGCCGACAGCGTGCACCGCGAAGGGCCGCAAAGGGCTGTACAGAGCGGCGCCATTAGTCCTACTCAAATGAAGAAGGGCATGGGTGTGTTTGGGTTGCTGTCGCTCCTGAGTGGCCTAGGCCTGTTGTGGGTAGCACTGGGCACGGCCGGCGCCTGGATTTTTGTCGCGTTTTTTGTGCTAGGCCTGTCGGCGATCTGGGCCGCCGTGAATTACACCGCCGGCTCCAAGCCCTACGGCTACGCTGGCCTCGGCGACCTATCGGTATTTATTTTCTTCGGGATAGTAGGCGTATGCGGCACCTACTTCCTACAGGCCTACAGCCAAGTGCCTAGCTTGACGGATACTTTGCCGCTACCCGTGCTGCTGCCCGCTGCCGCGCTGGGCTGCTTTGCCACGGCCGTGCTCAATGTGAACAACATCCGCGACATCCGCTCCGATGAGTTGGCCGGCAAAATCACGATTCCGGTGCGCATGGGTCCCGTTCGCGCCCGCCGCTACCACTGGCTGCTGCTACTGCTGGGCTTTGGTTGTGCGGTGATTTATGTGTCCCTTACGTATCATTCGCCCTGGCAGTGGCTGTTCTTACTCTCGGCGCCGCTGCTGTTGCGCAACGCCCGCGCCGTGTGGCAGCGCCAAGACCCTATGCAACTAGACCCGTTGCTGAAGCAAATGGCCCTTACTACGCTGGTATTCACGCTGCTGTTTGGGCTAGGCCAGGTGCTGTAG
- the trpS gene encoding tryptophan--tRNA ligase, whose amino-acid sequence MSRILTGIQSTGRPHLGNLLGAILPAIELSKSSTNESLLFIADLHSLTTVRDAELLRQNTYAVAASWLACGFDTDKNMFYRQSDVPQVTELTWYLSCFTPFPMLANAHSFKDKSDRLSDVNAGLFTYPVLMAADILLYDAEVVPVGKDQIQHLEIARDIASAFNNRYGETFVLPQSRVDAELMTVPGLDGQKMSKSYGNIIDIFADDKALLKNIKNIVSDSTPLEAPKNPETDTTFKLYSLLASPADVETMRQNYLNGGYGYGHAKQALFEVIKTRFATEREQFNFYINNLPEIDRKLAEGARKAQAYGSEVLNKVREKVGYSRR is encoded by the coding sequence ATGTCCCGCATTCTCACCGGCATCCAAAGCACTGGCCGCCCGCACCTGGGCAACCTACTCGGCGCCATCCTTCCGGCCATTGAGCTGTCGAAAAGCAGCACGAATGAGTCGCTGTTGTTCATTGCTGACTTGCACTCCCTCACGACCGTACGCGACGCGGAGCTTCTCCGCCAGAACACGTACGCGGTAGCGGCCTCGTGGCTGGCCTGCGGCTTCGATACGGACAAAAACATGTTCTACCGCCAGTCGGATGTGCCGCAAGTGACGGAGCTGACGTGGTACCTCTCGTGCTTCACGCCGTTCCCGATGCTGGCCAACGCCCACTCGTTCAAGGATAAGTCGGACCGACTGTCGGATGTAAATGCGGGCCTGTTCACGTATCCCGTGCTAATGGCGGCCGATATTCTGCTCTACGATGCCGAAGTGGTGCCGGTGGGGAAAGACCAGATCCAACACCTGGAAATTGCCCGCGACATAGCCTCGGCGTTTAACAACCGCTACGGCGAAACCTTTGTATTGCCGCAGTCGCGCGTAGATGCGGAGCTGATGACCGTACCTGGCCTGGACGGCCAGAAGATGAGCAAAAGCTACGGCAACATCATTGATATCTTCGCCGACGACAAAGCGCTGCTGAAAAACATTAAGAACATCGTATCGGACAGCACGCCGCTCGAAGCTCCCAAGAACCCAGAAACGGACACCACGTTCAAGCTCTACTCCCTGCTAGCCTCTCCGGCCGATGTGGAAACCATGCGCCAGAACTACCTCAATGGCGGCTACGGCTACGGCCACGCCAAGCAGGCGCTGTTTGAAGTGATTAAAACCCGCTTTGCTACGGAACGTGAGCAGTTCAACTTCTACATTAACAACCTACCGGAAATAGACCGCAAGCTGGCCGAAGGTGCCCGCAAAGCCCAGGCCTACGGCTCCGAAGTCCTGAACAAAGTGCGCGAAAAAGTAGGCTATTCGCGGCGGTAG
- a CDS encoding CaiB/BaiF CoA transferase family protein gives MPAPFSSPALPFTGLRVLELASVLAGPQVGQFFAELGAEVLKVEAPAGDVTRTWRTPAEAPDSSISAYFSCANWGKLSVVLDLTTPEGQAEIQRLVGHSDIVLASYKPGDAEKLGVDYAALSIQNPTLIYGHITGYGPSVNRAGYDAVLQAEAGFMHLNTLPGQEPLKMPVAMVDLLTAHQLKEGLLTALYRRERTGLGALVQVSLLESALASLANQAASYLVTGRDPQPMGSGHPSIVPYGTVYEAADGVRLLLAVGADRQFQQLCAVLGHPEWADDARFQSNKARVTHRTELEELLRQQIALVAGEEFLQELEKRQVPAGAVRTVGEALGHPSAHEMLLPATAEFPHQGLRTVAFRSDAWPVSTELPAPPPLGNRLADA, from the coding sequence ATGCCTGCTCCTTTTTCCTCCCCTGCGCTTCCTTTCACTGGCCTACGCGTGTTGGAACTGGCTTCCGTGCTGGCCGGGCCGCAGGTAGGCCAGTTTTTCGCGGAGCTCGGCGCCGAGGTGCTGAAAGTAGAAGCCCCCGCCGGCGACGTAACGCGCACTTGGCGCACCCCGGCCGAAGCCCCGGATTCCAGTATTTCGGCCTACTTCTCCTGCGCCAACTGGGGCAAGCTTTCCGTGGTGCTGGACCTGACTACGCCTGAAGGGCAGGCGGAAATCCAGCGCCTCGTAGGCCACTCCGATATCGTGCTGGCCAGCTACAAACCCGGCGACGCCGAGAAGCTGGGCGTCGATTATGCGGCGTTATCGATTCAGAATCCAACACTGATTTACGGCCACATCACGGGCTATGGCCCCAGCGTAAACCGCGCCGGCTACGATGCGGTGCTGCAAGCCGAAGCGGGCTTCATGCACCTCAACACCCTGCCCGGCCAGGAACCCCTCAAGATGCCGGTGGCTATGGTAGACCTACTCACGGCGCATCAACTCAAGGAGGGCCTGCTCACGGCGCTCTATCGGCGTGAGCGAACTGGCCTGGGCGCGCTGGTGCAGGTCTCGTTGCTGGAAAGCGCGCTGGCTTCTTTGGCGAATCAGGCGGCCAGCTACCTAGTTACGGGCCGAGATCCGCAGCCTATGGGCTCGGGCCACCCCAGCATTGTGCCCTACGGCACCGTGTATGAAGCCGCCGATGGCGTGCGCCTGCTGCTGGCCGTAGGCGCCGACCGCCAATTTCAGCAGCTCTGCGCCGTGCTAGGCCACCCCGAGTGGGCCGATGATGCTCGGTTTCAATCTAACAAAGCCCGCGTGACACACCGTACAGAGCTGGAAGAGCTGCTGCGCCAGCAAATTGCACTGGTAGCCGGGGAGGAGTTTCTGCAGGAGTTGGAAAAACGACAGGTGCCGGCCGGTGCGGTGCGCACGGTAGGAGAGGCGCTGGGCCACCCATCGGCCCACGAAATGCTGCTGCCGGCTACTGCTGAGTTTCCGCACCAAGGCTTGCGCACGGTGGCTTTCCGCAGTGATGCGTGGCCCGTAAGCACAGAGTTGCCTGCTCCTCCACCATTGGGCAATCGGCTTGCCGACGCGTAA
- a CDS encoding STAS domain-containing protein, producing MKYSIDKKETYTIITIDEKKLDTTVAPDLKSEFVKLNAEGINNLILDLSNVKYTDSSGLSSILIANRLCNSTGGLLVLTGLQDHVMKLITISKLESVLHILPTVEEGIDRIFLHAIERDLTSKE from the coding sequence ATGAAGTACTCCATAGATAAAAAAGAAACCTACACGATTATCACGATTGACGAAAAGAAGCTCGACACTACTGTCGCGCCCGATCTGAAGTCGGAATTCGTGAAGCTTAATGCCGAGGGTATCAACAACCTCATCCTCGACCTCAGCAATGTGAAGTACACGGATTCGTCGGGCCTTAGCTCTATCCTGATTGCTAACCGCTTGTGCAACTCAACGGGTGGCCTACTGGTTCTTACCGGCCTGCAAGACCACGTGATGAAGCTCATTACTATCTCCAAATTGGAGTCGGTTCTGCACATTCTGCCTACCGTAGAAGAAGGTATCGACCGGATTTTCCTCCACGCCATCGAGCGGGACCTGACCAGCAAAGAATAG
- a CDS encoding ribonuclease Z → MPQAILDFELKILGSASATPFMDRHHTAQVLTVSGTQYLIDCGEGTQRRLMEQKIRHQRIHTIFISHLHGDHFFGLFGLLGTMHLNGRTEPLRLFGPAGLDEVLTMQFRHSYTHLNFELEFTAIDTTQHAQIFEDKYVTVHTLPMRHRIPCCGFLFREKPKRRRLLSERLPAGLTPTQLTALTLGEDVFDENNQVVALNADVTTQPKRARSYAYCSDTLYTESLADLVRGVDLLYHEATFMDDLRDRAHTTHHSTARQAGLLARKAQVHRLLIGHFSSRYRDLQPLLAEAKTMFEWTELAVEGLTVQLAE, encoded by the coding sequence TTGCCGCAAGCCATTTTGGATTTTGAGCTGAAAATTCTGGGCAGTGCCTCCGCCACCCCGTTCATGGACCGCCACCACACGGCCCAGGTGCTCACGGTGAGCGGTACCCAGTACCTGATCGACTGTGGCGAGGGCACCCAACGGCGTCTGATGGAGCAGAAAATCCGCCATCAGCGTATCCATACCATTTTTATCAGCCACCTCCACGGCGACCATTTCTTCGGGCTATTCGGGCTGCTGGGTACCATGCACCTCAACGGCCGCACCGAGCCACTGCGGCTGTTTGGGCCTGCAGGGCTTGATGAAGTGCTGACCATGCAGTTTCGACACTCCTACACGCACCTCAACTTCGAGCTGGAGTTCACGGCCATTGATACCACGCAGCACGCCCAGATTTTTGAGGACAAGTACGTGACGGTACACACTTTGCCCATGCGCCACCGTATTCCGTGCTGCGGATTCCTATTTCGGGAAAAGCCTAAGCGCCGCCGGCTGCTCTCCGAGCGGCTGCCCGCGGGCCTGACGCCTACTCAGCTGACTGCCCTTACGCTCGGCGAAGACGTGTTCGACGAAAACAACCAGGTAGTGGCGCTGAATGCCGACGTAACAACCCAGCCCAAGCGCGCCCGCAGCTACGCCTACTGCTCCGATACGCTCTACACAGAGAGCCTCGCCGACTTGGTGCGCGGCGTTGATCTGCTCTACCACGAGGCCACTTTTATGGACGATTTGCGCGACCGGGCCCACACCACGCACCACTCCACGGCGCGCCAGGCGGGTCTGCTGGCCCGAAAAGCGCAGGTGCACCGCTTACTCATAGGCCACTTTTCGTCTCGTTACCGCGACTTACAGCCGCTGCTGGCCGAAGCCAAAACCATGTTTGAGTGGACAGAGCTGGCCGTAGAAGGCCTCACTGTGCAGCTAGCGGAGTAA
- a CDS encoding class I SAM-dependent methyltransferase has protein sequence MPALDRFSAQADLYARYRIDYPVELYDFLLAQVPRRVRAWDCATGNGQVAAVLATYFEHVDATDISQAQLAQAPALPNITYQLSSAEHTPFADSSFDLITVAQALHWFDQEAFNQEIRRVGHPGATIAEWGYGLVHISPELDPLIQKFHDETMGPYWDDNRWHIVDEYARLPFPFAQVRQAHFPVRRQWSAEWFLNYLRTWSSVAKYQKQHNQQDPVLLIADELTQLWGAGERELQFPVFLRTGLIE, from the coding sequence ATGCCCGCTCTCGACCGTTTCTCTGCCCAAGCCGACCTCTACGCCCGTTACCGTATCGATTACCCAGTGGAGCTCTACGATTTCCTGCTGGCCCAGGTGCCCCGCCGCGTGAGAGCCTGGGACTGTGCCACCGGGAACGGGCAAGTAGCCGCCGTGCTAGCCACGTATTTCGAACACGTAGACGCCACCGACATTAGTCAGGCCCAGCTCGCCCAGGCCCCGGCTCTTCCTAACATCACCTACCAACTATCTTCCGCCGAGCACACACCTTTCGCGGATAGTTCATTCGATCTGATAACCGTAGCGCAGGCGCTGCATTGGTTCGATCAGGAGGCGTTCAACCAGGAAATCAGGCGCGTAGGCCACCCCGGCGCTACTATTGCGGAGTGGGGCTACGGCCTGGTGCACATCAGCCCCGAGCTAGACCCACTGATTCAGAAATTCCACGACGAAACCATGGGGCCGTACTGGGACGACAACCGCTGGCACATTGTGGATGAGTATGCTCGCCTGCCATTCCCGTTTGCCCAGGTGCGGCAGGCGCATTTTCCGGTACGGCGGCAGTGGTCGGCGGAGTGGTTTCTGAACTACCTCCGCACATGGTCGAGTGTGGCGAAATACCAGAAGCAGCACAACCAGCAAGACCCCGTGCTGCTCATTGCTGATGAGCTGACGCAGCTGTGGGGCGCTGGCGAGCGGGAGCTGCAGTTTCCGGTATTCCTGCGGACTGGTCTGATAGAATAA
- a CDS encoding DEAD/DEAH box helicase, producing MTFHEFNLHDDLLAGVDAMNYQNATPIQEQAIPKIIEGKDLIACAQTGTGKTAAYLLPLLDKISHAKHGNTSTLILVPTRELATQIDEQVTGFGYFVEASSIAIYGGGKSENWEQQKRALTSGADIIIATPGRLIAHLQMGYVKFDQIKYLVLDEADKMMDMGFSDDIMNIVRQLPKERQTLLFSATMPNKIREFSQQILKNPDEIRLAVSKPAAGIDQQFYMAFDRQKIYLLEHIIKTQDVQSMVLFTSQKAAVSGIVRAINKLGYVAQGISSDRTQEEREQIMREFKNKQFPILVATDVLSRGIDIDSLSHVVNYDIPRAAEDYVHRIGRTARAATKGTAITFISDQDQDRVVKIEQLIEREIEKKNITEELGLGDAPEFDPKRFAGLRGKIGGRPERGGRSGGSGGSNRDRGPRPEGGGRGARDGSRPPRAGAPDPKDPKHIERIAKAQAALAALDAGQAPATPYQRPPREDSESRPRREPRAPRPEGETRPPREPRAPRPPRPEGEASTAEPRADGEQREGQRRRKRGGRGRGPRPEGSAPAAEATTSAPSAE from the coding sequence TTGACGTTTCACGAATTCAACCTCCACGACGACCTACTCGCCGGCGTGGACGCCATGAACTACCAGAATGCCACGCCCATCCAGGAGCAGGCCATTCCCAAAATCATTGAAGGCAAGGACCTGATTGCCTGCGCCCAAACTGGCACCGGCAAAACGGCCGCTTACTTGCTGCCCCTGCTCGATAAGATTTCGCACGCCAAGCACGGCAATACCTCCACCCTCATTCTGGTCCCCACGCGTGAGCTGGCCACCCAGATTGATGAGCAGGTAACGGGCTTCGGCTACTTCGTTGAGGCTAGCAGCATCGCTATTTACGGCGGCGGCAAAAGCGAGAACTGGGAGCAACAGAAGCGTGCTCTCACGTCTGGCGCCGATATTATCATTGCCACACCGGGCCGCCTTATTGCGCACCTGCAGATGGGCTACGTAAAGTTCGACCAGATTAAGTATCTGGTGCTGGATGAAGCCGACAAAATGATGGACATGGGCTTCTCCGATGACATCATGAACATTGTGCGCCAGCTGCCTAAGGAGCGCCAGACGCTGCTGTTCTCGGCCACCATGCCCAACAAAATCCGGGAGTTCTCGCAGCAGATTCTGAAGAACCCTGATGAAATCCGGTTGGCCGTTTCCAAGCCTGCCGCCGGCATCGACCAGCAGTTCTACATGGCCTTCGACCGCCAGAAGATTTACCTGCTGGAGCACATCATCAAGACCCAGGATGTGCAGAGCATGGTGCTCTTTACGAGCCAGAAAGCGGCCGTAAGCGGTATTGTGCGCGCCATCAATAAGCTGGGTTATGTGGCCCAGGGCATCTCGTCGGACCGGACGCAGGAGGAGCGCGAGCAAATCATGCGCGAGTTCAAGAACAAGCAGTTCCCCATTCTGGTGGCGACTGATGTGCTGAGCCGCGGTATTGATATCGACTCCCTGAGCCACGTAGTAAACTACGACATCCCGCGCGCTGCCGAGGATTACGTTCACCGTATCGGCCGCACCGCCCGCGCCGCTACCAAAGGCACCGCCATCACCTTCATCTCCGACCAGGATCAGGACCGCGTGGTGAAGATTGAGCAGCTGATTGAGCGCGAAATCGAGAAGAAGAACATCACCGAAGAGCTAGGCCTGGGCGATGCTCCTGAGTTTGATCCTAAGCGCTTTGCTGGCCTACGCGGTAAAATCGGTGGCCGGCCCGAGCGTGGCGGCCGTTCGGGTGGCAGCGGCGGCAGTAACCGCGACCGTGGCCCTCGCCCCGAAGGAGGTGGCCGTGGCGCCCGCGACGGCAGCCGCCCACCCCGCGCCGGCGCCCCCGACCCCAAAGACCCCAAGCACATTGAGCGCATTGCCAAAGCCCAAGCGGCCCTAGCCGCCCTCGACGCCGGACAGGCCCCTGCTACTCCCTACCAGCGCCCCCCCCGCGAAGACAGCGAGAGCCGCCCGCGCCGCGAACCACGCGCCCCACGCCCGGAAGGCGAAACTAGGCCACCTCGTGAGCCCCGTGCCCCTCGCCCACCGCGCCCGGAAGGCGAAGCCAGCACTGCCGAGCCCCGCGCCGATGGTGAACAGCGGGAAGGCCAGCGCCGCCGCAAGCGCGGTGGCCGAGGCCGTGGCCCACGCCCCGAAGGCTCTGCTCCCGCTGCTGAAGCTACTACTTCTGCCCCAAGCGCTGAGTAA
- a CDS encoding queuosine precursor transporter — translation MPHSFTHKKQQLYLVLSGIFIVNALLAEIIGVKIFSVDALMGLPGNLTAGVLIWPVVFVTTDIINEYFGKAGVLRVSYLTVGLILFAFLVIYATTKLPPAAFWLDVNKTDAEGRPFNIDYAYQSIFRQGLGIIAGSITAFGIGQVLDATIFQLIRRVTGGRFVWLRATGSTLVSQLVDSFVVLYVAFYLFGNWTLDQVLSVANTNYWYKFAAAILLTPVLYLAHFLIDRYLGQEETTELQQEAAANVSV, via the coding sequence ATGCCTCACTCTTTTACGCACAAAAAACAGCAGCTCTACCTTGTTCTCAGCGGTATTTTCATTGTAAATGCTCTGCTGGCCGAAATCATTGGCGTCAAGATTTTCTCCGTTGATGCCCTGATGGGCTTGCCCGGCAACCTCACGGCAGGCGTGCTCATTTGGCCCGTGGTGTTCGTCACGACGGATATTATCAATGAGTATTTTGGCAAGGCGGGGGTCTTACGCGTGAGCTACCTCACCGTAGGCCTCATTCTGTTCGCGTTCCTCGTGATTTATGCCACTACCAAGCTGCCGCCCGCCGCTTTCTGGCTTGATGTCAACAAGACCGATGCGGAAGGCCGCCCCTTCAACATCGACTATGCCTACCAAAGTATTTTTCGGCAGGGCCTGGGCATTATTGCGGGTTCCATTACAGCCTTCGGGATTGGGCAGGTGCTGGACGCCACCATTTTCCAGCTGATACGGCGCGTTACCGGGGGCCGCTTTGTGTGGCTGCGTGCCACGGGCTCCACGCTCGTTTCCCAACTTGTCGATTCATTTGTGGTGCTGTATGTGGCTTTCTACCTGTTCGGAAACTGGACGCTGGATCAGGTCCTGAGCGTGGCCAACACCAATTACTGGTATAAATTCGCGGCAGCAATTCTGCTGACCCCTGTGCTGTACCTCGCGCACTTCCTCATTGACCGCTATCTGGGCCAGGAGGAAACCACGGAGCTACAGCAGGAAGCCGCAGCGAATGTTAGTGTGTAA
- a CDS encoding Gfo/Idh/MocA family protein, protein MNSPIQAGLLAYGMSGRIFHAPFLAAHPGFQLRAITERSRKLAATDYPAIISYDSVEELLKDPVIQLVVVNTPNDTHFALAKQALQAGKHVLIEKPVGTTSAEITELFDLGRQLNLQVFGYQNRRWDSDFQAVRQVVESGQLGQLIEAHFRFERYKMPIHTKVFKEDPTTPGAGLSFDLGPHVLDQALSLFGKPEKVHKTLASHRFGSRVDDYFHFHLSYPGGLNVFVSGSLLVAAPGPAYVLHGTQGSYKQQRTDVQETQLDKGLKPTEEAYGHDLPGSEGALTVVQPDGEKSTTEVPTPRGNYMGLFEAVYQSLMHGRAFPVREEELFWQLQALEQTSE, encoded by the coding sequence ATGAATTCTCCCATCCAAGCGGGCCTACTGGCCTACGGCATGTCGGGCCGCATTTTTCACGCCCCGTTTCTGGCCGCGCATCCGGGTTTCCAGCTCCGCGCCATCACGGAGCGCAGCCGCAAGCTAGCCGCCACCGATTATCCCGCTATCATCAGCTACGACAGCGTAGAGGAGCTACTGAAAGACCCGGTGATTCAGCTAGTCGTTGTCAATACGCCTAATGACACCCACTTTGCCTTGGCTAAGCAGGCGCTCCAGGCTGGCAAGCACGTACTCATCGAAAAGCCTGTGGGCACTACTTCCGCTGAAATTACCGAGCTGTTTGACTTGGGCCGTCAGCTGAATCTACAGGTGTTCGGCTACCAAAACCGACGCTGGGATAGTGACTTTCAGGCAGTGCGACAAGTGGTGGAAAGCGGGCAGCTAGGCCAGTTGATTGAAGCACACTTTCGGTTCGAGCGGTACAAAATGCCCATTCATACCAAAGTATTCAAAGAAGATCCTACTACGCCGGGCGCCGGCCTGAGCTTCGACCTCGGGCCCCACGTGCTCGATCAGGCCCTGAGCTTGTTTGGGAAGCCCGAAAAAGTGCACAAAACGCTGGCCAGCCACCGCTTCGGCTCCCGCGTCGATGACTATTTTCACTTCCACCTCTCTTACCCCGGCGGCCTGAACGTGTTTGTATCTGGCAGCCTGCTGGTGGCCGCACCGGGCCCCGCCTACGTGCTGCACGGCACGCAAGGCAGCTACAAGCAGCAGCGCACCGATGTGCAGGAAACCCAGCTCGACAAAGGACTCAAGCCCACGGAGGAGGCCTACGGACACGACTTGCCTGGCTCGGAAGGCGCCCTGACCGTAGTGCAGCCGGACGGAGAAAAATCCACTACCGAAGTACCTACACCGCGCGGCAATTACATGGGCCTGTTCGAGGCCGTGTATCAGTCGCTGATGCATGGGCGAGCGTTTCCGGTGCGCGAGGAGGAGCTTTTCTGGCAGCTGCAAGCCTTGGAGCAAACGAGTGAATAA
- a CDS encoding ATP-binding cassette domain-containing protein: MRPIEPHVLEADGIQLSFGERRILSDVYLRVQTGQVVGLLGRNGCGKSTLLQTIFGGRRVADASVRVNGRRVVPAYREPGLLNYLPQVPMFPDRLTLAEAARLLQIDVKQALEGFPELQAQLSRPIGELSGGTTRLVQVLLLLHADTRFSFFDEPFSGIMPVHIETLSSLIQHAKARKGILLTDHRYAEVLPLCDVVYLLHGGRLEQLPHGNYTEALRDRGYLAS; encoded by the coding sequence ATGAGGCCAATAGAGCCACATGTGCTGGAGGCCGATGGCATTCAGCTCTCGTTTGGGGAGCGGCGCATTCTTTCCGATGTGTATCTGCGGGTGCAGACGGGGCAGGTGGTAGGCCTGTTGGGACGAAACGGCTGCGGCAAATCAACGCTCCTACAAACCATTTTTGGCGGCCGGCGCGTGGCCGATGCGTCGGTGCGCGTGAATGGGCGGCGCGTGGTGCCCGCTTACCGTGAGCCGGGTTTGCTTAACTATTTGCCCCAAGTGCCTATGTTTCCTGACCGCCTCACGTTGGCGGAGGCCGCGCGTCTGCTGCAGATAGATGTCAAGCAGGCGTTAGAAGGCTTTCCGGAGCTGCAGGCGCAGCTTTCCAGGCCTATCGGGGAGCTTTCGGGCGGCACTACGCGGCTTGTGCAGGTGCTGCTCCTGCTGCACGCCGACACGCGTTTTTCGTTTTTCGATGAGCCGTTTTCGGGTATTATGCCCGTGCATATCGAAACGCTTTCCTCCCTGATTCAGCATGCCAAAGCCCGCAAAGGAATCCTGCTCACCGACCACCGCTACGCCGAGGTGCTGCCCCTCTGCGACGTGGTGTATCTGCTGCACGGTGGCCGGCTGGAGCAACTGCCCCACGGTAACTACACCGAAGCACTGCGCGACCGGGGCTATCTTGCGAGCTGA
- a CDS encoding NAD(P)/FAD-dependent oxidoreductase, which produces MNEIDVIVVGGSYAGLSAAMLLGRSMRHVLVIDNQRPCNRQTPHSHSYLTRDGETPAAIAAIAREQVARYPTVSFLTDTVISAERLETSFQVQTQSGKTFSGRKLLLATGVIDELAPIPGIAECWGISVLHCPFCHGYEVRGQRLGLLANGTTGAELVSMIRNWSQRLTLFTNSPADFTPEQLAIIQQHQVLVIETPITELEHTAGYLTAVRTTDGQEHKVEAIFARFPTHLASDLPQQLGCTLTETGHIKVTEFGDTGVPGLYAAGDATTPMRQVAVAVANGAKAGAAIVRELIMAGLYADLTPFNN; this is translated from the coding sequence ATGAATGAGATAGATGTGATTGTAGTAGGAGGGAGTTACGCCGGGCTAAGTGCGGCTATGCTACTGGGCCGCTCAATGCGCCACGTACTGGTCATTGATAATCAGCGCCCGTGCAATCGGCAGACACCGCACTCGCATAGCTACCTGACCCGCGACGGAGAAACACCCGCCGCTATAGCCGCCATTGCACGGGAGCAGGTGGCCCGGTATCCCACCGTTTCCTTCCTCACCGATACCGTAATCAGTGCTGAAAGACTTGAAACTAGCTTTCAGGTGCAAACCCAATCCGGCAAAACCTTCTCCGGGCGGAAGCTTCTGCTGGCTACCGGCGTGATAGATGAGCTGGCCCCTATTCCGGGCATCGCCGAGTGCTGGGGAATCTCAGTGTTGCACTGCCCATTCTGTCATGGCTATGAGGTGCGGGGGCAGCGGCTAGGCCTATTAGCCAACGGCACGACCGGCGCCGAGCTGGTGAGCATGATCCGAAACTGGAGCCAACGGCTCACCTTATTCACGAATAGCCCGGCTGATTTCACTCCCGAACAACTGGCAATCATCCAGCAGCATCAGGTACTTGTAATCGAGACGCCTATTACTGAGCTAGAGCATACTGCTGGCTACCTAACCGCCGTGCGCACTACCGATGGCCAGGAACACAAAGTAGAAGCCATATTTGCCCGCTTTCCCACGCACTTGGCTAGTGACTTACCCCAGCAACTCGGCTGCACGCTTACGGAAACAGGGCACATCAAAGTCACGGAGTTCGGAGACACCGGCGTTCCTGGGCTATACGCCGCCGGAGATGCTACAACGCCCATGCGGCAAGTGGCCGTAGCAGTGGCCAATGGTGCCAAGGCCGGTGCCGCCATAGTCAGAGAGCTGATAATGGCGGGATTATACGCCGACCTTACACCTTTTAACAACTAG